A genome region from Anolis carolinensis isolate JA03-04 chromosome 6, rAnoCar3.1.pri, whole genome shotgun sequence includes the following:
- the sbk3 gene encoding uncharacterized serine/threonine-protein kinase SBK3, whose protein sequence is MTLGQTDAIVQERQVTTGEWPAAVLPQEPSITAQKCLPEQDSAAEVDSRSAENPEEAEDNEEFLEKLMSITSDSLPQLEIEERYSVTKELGSGSYGHVLEVQHRERGTSMALKIMLKERTGRREFLREYCISLCLSSHQNLVRSTGSAFETSTHYGFAQELAPAGDLCSILNSGEGLPEAQVKRCAAQLAEALDFMHGKALVHRDIKLDNVLLFDRECHRVKLADFGLTRLEGTKVAAMSGTLPYSPPELCLLEGTETLSLDPSLDVWAFGVLLFCLCTGCFPWDVAMSPDPQFEEFGIWQNRTVPGETPGLWKGFTTHLLGMFCRLMTIDPDRRSPAIEVHKYLRLPWRVNTNGGTQIPQTDALKGGDADGFSNNPSKDSIDLGSSSKGNCIGQIQPDLIIPEKTRTIQMGTSSGNNSSPQTGSRLTEPGLQP, encoded by the exons ATTCTGCTGCTGAAGTGGACTCCAGATCAGCTGAGAACCCAGAAGAAGCAGAGGACAATGAGGAGTTCCTAGAGAAGCTCATGTCCATTACCTCAGACAGTTTACCTCAGCTGGAGATCGAGGAGAGGTACAGCGTCACTAAGGAACTAGGGAGTGGCTCTTATGGACACGTTCTAGAGGTTCAGCATCGTGAGAGAG GGACCTCAATGGCGTTGAAGATAATGTTGAAGGAGCGCACAGGGAGACGGGAGTTTCTGCGGGAATACTGtatctctctctgtctttcctCACACCAGAATCTTGTTCGGTCCACTGGCAGTGCTTTTGAGACATCCACACATTATGGATTTGCACAAGAGCTGGCACCAGCTGGGGACCTCTGCTCTATTCTGAATTCAGGG GAGGGCCTTCCTGAAGCACAGGTGAAGCGCTGTGCAGCCCAGTTGGCTGAAGCTTTGGATTTCATGCATGGCAAGGCTTTAGTGCACAGGGATATAAAGCTGGACAACGTGTTGCTTTTTGATAGAGAGTGTCATCGTGTGAAGCTGGCTGACTTCGGTTTGACACGGCTGGAGGGCACAAAAGTTGCTGCCATGTCTGGCACCTTGCCCTATTCCCCGCCTGAGCTATGCCTGCTCGAGGGCACAGAAACTCTATCTTTGGACCCCAGCCTGGATGTCTGGGCCTTTGGGGTGCTGCTCTTCTGCCTCTGCACTGGCTGTTTCCCTTGGGATGTAGCAATGAGCCCCGACCCTCAGTTTGAGGAATTTGGCATCTGGCAGAATCGCACAGTGCCaggagagacaccaggcctgtgGAAAGGATTCACGACTCATCTCTTGGGGATGTTCTGCCGCTTAATGACCATTGATCCTGATCGTCGCAGTCCTGCTATTGAAGTACACAAATATTTACGTCTGCCTTGGCGGGTGAACACAAATGGGGGTACACAGATTCCCCAAACTGATGCTCTCAAAGGAGGAGATGCAGATGGCTTCTCCAATAACCCATCCAAGGACAGTATTGACCTGGGCAGCAGCTCCAAGGGGAATTGTATTGGGCAAATACAGCCGGACCTGATTATCCCAGAGAAAACACGCACCATACAAATGGGTACTAGTTCTGGAAACAATTCTAGTCCCCAGACTGGCTCAAGACTAACTGAGCCTGGGCTTCAGCCCTGA